A genomic window from Rhizobium sp. 007 includes:
- a CDS encoding N-acetyltransferase: MLESYLTLKPEFEIIAMGSDDCRAVAALHGERFARPWGDGEFHSLLSQDNVFGFVAHQTNAFLKKPLPGFVLARQVAGEAEILSIAVQAKVARAGLGWRLMQAAMREAKLRGGESMFLEVDDGNAAALGLYHKLGFEKIGERRGYYKDENGAVSTALVMKRVLR; the protein is encoded by the coding sequence ATGCTGGAATCCTATCTCACTCTGAAGCCCGAATTCGAGATCATCGCAATGGGCAGTGACGATTGCCGCGCGGTCGCTGCGCTGCATGGCGAACGATTTGCCCGCCCCTGGGGTGACGGCGAATTCCACAGCCTGCTCAGCCAGGACAATGTCTTCGGCTTCGTGGCGCACCAGACCAACGCTTTCCTGAAAAAACCGCTGCCGGGCTTCGTGCTTGCGCGCCAGGTCGCAGGCGAAGCGGAAATCCTGTCGATCGCCGTACAGGCGAAGGTTGCCCGTGCCGGCCTCGGCTGGCGGCTCATGCAGGCAGCAATGCGTGAAGCCAAGCTGCGCGGGGGTGAGAGCATGTTCCTGGAAGTCGACGACGGCAATGCCGCCGCCCTCGGCCTCTACCACAAGCTCGGCTTCGAGAAAATCGGCGAGCGCCGCGGATACTACAAGGACGAAAACGGCGCCGTTTCCACGGCGCTTGTCATGAAGCGCGTTCTTCGCTAG
- the metK gene encoding methionine adenosyltransferase, with protein sequence MRANYLFTSESVAEGHPDKVCDRISDEIVDLVYREAAKTGVNPWGVRIACETLATTNRVVIAGEVRLPPSLMKKGKDGKDVINPSKFKAAARRAIKDIGYEQDGFHWKTAKIDVLLHSQSADIAQGVDNAADQQGDEGAGDQGIMFGYACKETPDLMPAPIYYSHKILQLLAAARKKGDGDVAKLGPDAKSQVTVRYIDGKPAEVTSIVLSTQHLDESWDSKKVRAVVEPYIREALGDLPIAKDCNWYINPTGKFVIGGPDGDAGLTGRKIIVDTYGGAAPHGGGAFSGKDTTKVDRSAAYAARYLAKNVVAAGLADRCTIQLSYAIGVAQPLSIYVDLHGTGKGVTEDQVEAAIRKNMDLSPTGIRRHLDLNKPIYAKTSAYGHFGRKAGRDGSFSWERTDLVKALKEAVKLREAA encoded by the coding sequence ATGCGCGCGAATTATCTTTTCACCAGTGAGTCAGTCGCCGAAGGTCACCCGGACAAGGTGTGTGACCGCATCTCGGACGAGATCGTGGATCTGGTCTATCGTGAAGCGGCCAAGACCGGCGTCAACCCCTGGGGCGTGCGCATTGCCTGCGAAACCCTGGCAACGACGAACCGCGTCGTCATCGCCGGTGAAGTCCGCCTGCCGCCAAGCCTGATGAAAAAGGGCAAGGACGGCAAGGACGTCATCAACCCGTCGAAATTCAAGGCTGCCGCCCGCCGCGCTATCAAGGACATCGGCTACGAGCAGGACGGCTTCCACTGGAAGACGGCGAAGATCGACGTGTTGCTGCACTCGCAGTCTGCCGATATCGCTCAGGGCGTCGACAACGCCGCCGACCAGCAAGGTGACGAAGGCGCCGGTGACCAGGGCATCATGTTCGGCTACGCCTGCAAGGAAACGCCGGACCTCATGCCGGCGCCGATCTACTATTCCCACAAGATCCTGCAGCTGCTTGCCGCAGCCCGCAAGAAGGGCGACGGCGATGTTGCCAAGCTCGGTCCGGACGCCAAGAGCCAGGTGACCGTGCGCTACATCGACGGCAAGCCTGCCGAGGTGACCTCGATCGTTTTGTCGACCCAGCATCTCGATGAGAGCTGGGATTCCAAGAAGGTTCGCGCCGTCGTCGAGCCCTACATCCGCGAAGCGCTAGGCGATCTGCCGATCGCCAAGGATTGCAACTGGTACATCAACCCGACCGGCAAGTTCGTCATCGGCGGTCCGGACGGCGATGCTGGTCTCACGGGCCGCAAGATCATCGTCGATACCTACGGCGGTGCAGCTCCGCACGGCGGCGGTGCGTTTTCCGGCAAGGACACGACCAAGGTCGACCGCTCGGCGGCCTATGCTGCCCGCTATCTTGCGAAGAACGTCGTTGCCGCAGGCCTCGCCGACCGCTGCACGATCCAGCTTTCCTATGCGATCGGCGTTGCTCAGCCGCTGTCGATCTATGTCGACCTGCACGGCACCGGCAAGGGCGTGACGGAAGACCAAGTCGAGGCGGCGATCCGCAAGAACATGGATCTGTCGCCGACCGGCATCCGCCGTCACCTCGACCTCAACAAGCCGATCTACGCCAAGACCTCGGCCTACGGCCACTTCGGCCGGAAGGCGGGCCGTGACGGTTCGTTCTCATGGGAGCGCACCGACCTCGTCAAGGCGCTGAAGGAAGCCGTGAAGCTCCGGGAAGCAGCATGA
- the miaB gene encoding tRNA (N6-isopentenyl adenosine(37)-C2)-methylthiotransferase MiaB, whose product MTQDSALLPAPETIPSQDLRDGSNSRKVFIKTYGCQMNVYDSTRMSDALARDGYEQTENMDEADLVLLNTCHIREKAAEKVYSALGRLREMKKKKAADGREMMIGVTGCVAQAEGEEILRRAPAVDVVIGPQTYHRLPDALRRAKQGHRVVDTEYALEDKFEHLPIAESKKIRSRGVTSFLTVQEGCDKFCTFCVVPYTRGSEISRPVSQIVEEAQKLVEGGVREITLLGQNVNAWHGAGANGEEWSLGDLLYRLAEIPGLARLRYTTSHPRDMDDRLIEAHRDLRALMPYLHLPVQAGSDRILKAMNRRHTAAEYMTLIERIRAARPDIALSGDFIVGFPGETDKDFEATLRLVEEVGYAQAFSFKYSTRPGTPGAELKDQVPEEIKAERLERLQALLLKQTQGFNVSCIGKEIDLLLEKPGRMPGQLIGRSPWLQSVNVDAKASQIGDIIKVRITGTGTNSLFAEFAEAGV is encoded by the coding sequence ATGACCCAAGACAGCGCCCTTCTTCCGGCCCCGGAGACCATCCCCAGCCAGGACCTTCGCGATGGCAGCAACAGCCGCAAGGTTTTCATCAAGACCTATGGCTGCCAGATGAACGTCTACGACTCGACGCGCATGAGCGATGCACTCGCCCGCGACGGTTACGAGCAAACGGAGAACATGGATGAGGCTGATCTCGTTCTGCTGAATACCTGCCATATCCGCGAAAAGGCGGCCGAAAAGGTTTATTCGGCGCTCGGTCGTTTGCGCGAGATGAAAAAGAAGAAAGCCGCCGACGGGCGCGAGATGATGATCGGCGTGACCGGCTGCGTTGCCCAGGCCGAAGGCGAAGAAATCCTCCGCCGCGCGCCTGCCGTCGATGTGGTCATCGGCCCGCAGACCTATCACCGCCTGCCGGACGCGCTGCGGCGCGCCAAGCAGGGCCATCGCGTCGTCGATACGGAATATGCACTGGAAGATAAATTCGAGCATCTGCCGATTGCCGAAAGCAAGAAGATCCGCTCGCGCGGCGTGACCTCGTTCCTGACGGTGCAGGAAGGCTGCGACAAGTTCTGTACCTTCTGCGTCGTGCCTTACACGCGTGGTTCGGAGATCTCCCGGCCCGTCAGCCAGATTGTCGAAGAGGCGCAAAAACTCGTCGAAGGCGGAGTGCGCGAGATCACATTGCTCGGCCAGAACGTCAACGCCTGGCACGGCGCCGGGGCCAATGGCGAAGAATGGAGCCTTGGCGATCTACTCTATCGCCTTGCTGAAATTCCAGGGCTTGCGCGGCTTCGCTACACCACCAGCCATCCGCGCGACATGGACGACCGCCTGATCGAGGCGCATCGCGACCTGCGGGCGCTGATGCCCTACTTGCACCTGCCGGTGCAGGCGGGCTCGGACCGCATCCTGAAAGCCATGAACCGGCGCCATACGGCAGCCGAATATATGACGCTGATCGAGCGCATCCGCGCAGCCCGCCCCGATATTGCGCTTTCGGGCGATTTCATCGTTGGTTTTCCTGGGGAGACAGACAAGGATTTTGAAGCTACACTGCGTCTGGTGGAGGAGGTTGGCTATGCGCAGGCTTTCTCCTTCAAATATTCGACGCGGCCGGGTACGCCCGGGGCGGAACTGAAGGACCAGGTGCCGGAAGAGATCAAGGCAGAACGGCTCGAGCGCCTGCAGGCGCTTCTCCTCAAGCAGACGCAGGGATTCAACGTATCCTGCATCGGCAAGGAGATCGATTTGCTGCTTGAAAAGCCCGGCCGCATGCCAGGACAGCTTATCGGCCGTTCTCCCTGGCTTCAGTCGGTGAATGTTGATGCAAAAGCATCGCAAATCGGTGACATTATCAAAGTGCGAATCACCGGAACCGGAACGAACAGCCTGTTTGCCGAGTTTGCAGAGGCTGGGGTTTAA
- a CDS encoding DUF1150 family protein, with translation MLMKEANSHLTKSELAGIGNGEVAYIRKMRNDEVLKCFPEAPDIDPSVDLWALFGADGTPILLTDNRSSTFFKAAEDELKTVSLH, from the coding sequence ATGTTGATGAAAGAAGCGAATTCTCACCTGACCAAGTCCGAACTTGCCGGTATCGGCAACGGCGAGGTCGCCTATATCCGCAAAATGCGCAACGACGAGGTATTGAAGTGCTTCCCCGAAGCACCGGATATCGATCCGAGCGTGGACCTTTGGGCCCTTTTCGGCGCAGACGGAACGCCGATCCTGCTCACGGACAATCGCTCCAGCACCTTCTTCAAGGCGGCTGAAGACGAATTGAAGACGGTCAGCCTGCACTAA
- the ybeY gene encoding rRNA maturation RNase YbeY produces MAEIDIQVSIEEGDWPSENELQALAERVLEAAAKVLEKDERQRFPKTATELSLVFTDDEAIRAINAEWRKKDKATNVLSFPAFPITPGEMPGPMLGDIIIARETVEREARELEKSFEDHLSHLMVHGFLHLFGYDHMNNDEAEIMEGLETRILAVLGLSDPYEGQDLKMEP; encoded by the coding sequence ATGGCCGAAATCGATATCCAGGTCAGCATCGAGGAGGGCGACTGGCCCTCGGAGAATGAACTTCAGGCTTTGGCCGAACGCGTGCTGGAAGCGGCAGCGAAGGTTCTCGAAAAAGATGAGAGACAGAGGTTTCCCAAGACGGCGACGGAGCTTTCGCTTGTCTTCACGGATGACGAGGCCATCCGCGCCATCAACGCCGAATGGCGCAAGAAAGACAAGGCTACCAATGTCCTTTCCTTCCCTGCCTTTCCGATTACGCCGGGAGAGATGCCAGGTCCGATGCTTGGTGATATCATCATCGCCAGGGAGACCGTCGAACGGGAAGCGCGGGAGCTCGAAAAATCGTTCGAGGACCATCTATCGCATCTGATGGTGCATGGTTTCTTGCATCTCTTCGGCTACGACCATATGAATAACGACGAAGCCGAAATTATGGAGGGGTTGGAGACTCGCATTTTGGCAGTACTCGGCCTATCTGACCCATACGAGGGTCAAGACCTTAAAATGGAACCATGA
- a CDS encoding PhoH family protein, which produces MNGQELVSSSPRHPRIASDANHFVLTFENNRFASELFGQFDQNLKLLEERLHIDARARGNSVIITGDVVATNQARRTLDYLYEKLQKGGSVERSDVEGAIRMAVAADDQLSLPTMEKKAKLTMAQISTRKKTIVARTPTQDAYIRAMERAELVFGVGPAGTGKTYLAVAHAAQMLERGAVEKIILSRPAVEAGERLGFLPGDMKEKVDPYLRPLYDALYDMIPGDKVERAITAGVIEIAPLAFMRGRTLSNAAIILDEAQNTTSMQMKMFLTRLGENSRMIITGDPSQIDLPRGVKSGLVEALHLLDGVEGISTIRFKDVDVVRHPLVGRIVRAYDATYTTRPEDAGPQV; this is translated from the coding sequence TTGAACGGACAAGAATTGGTTTCTTCTTCACCGCGCCACCCACGCATTGCGAGCGACGCCAATCACTTCGTCCTGACGTTCGAGAACAACCGGTTCGCCAGCGAGCTATTTGGTCAATTCGATCAGAACCTGAAGCTTCTCGAAGAGCGGCTGCATATCGATGCGCGTGCGCGCGGCAATTCCGTCATTATCACCGGTGACGTCGTCGCCACCAACCAAGCCCGGCGCACGCTGGACTACCTCTATGAAAAGCTCCAGAAAGGCGGCAGCGTGGAACGATCCGACGTGGAAGGCGCTATCCGCATGGCGGTTGCCGCCGACGATCAGTTGAGCCTGCCGACCATGGAGAAAAAAGCCAAGCTGACCATGGCGCAGATTTCGACACGCAAGAAGACGATCGTTGCGCGCACGCCGACGCAGGATGCCTATATACGCGCCATGGAGCGCGCCGAACTGGTCTTCGGCGTCGGCCCAGCCGGCACGGGCAAGACCTATCTCGCCGTCGCGCATGCGGCCCAGATGCTGGAACGCGGCGCCGTCGAGAAGATCATCCTTTCGCGGCCAGCCGTCGAAGCCGGCGAGCGCCTCGGCTTCCTGCCGGGCGACATGAAGGAGAAAGTCGATCCCTATCTCCGGCCGCTCTATGATGCGCTCTACGACATGATCCCCGGAGACAAGGTCGAGCGCGCGATCACGGCCGGCGTCATTGAGATCGCGCCGCTCGCCTTCATGCGCGGACGCACCCTCTCGAACGCGGCCATCATCCTCGACGAGGCACAGAACACGACCTCGATGCAGATGAAGATGTTTCTTACGCGTCTCGGCGAGAATTCGCGCATGATCATCACGGGCGATCCGAGCCAGATCGATTTGCCGCGCGGCGTGAAGTCCGGACTTGTCGAAGCACTGCATCTGCTCGACGGCGTGGAAGGAATCTCGACGATCCGCTTCAAGGATGTCGATGTCGTGCGCCATCCGCTGGTCGGACGGATCGTAAGGGCCTATGACGCCACCTATACGACGCGGCCGGAAGACGCCGGACCGCAGGTCTGA
- a CDS encoding tRNA (guanosine(46)-N(7))-methyltransferase TrmB, with protein MTDMERRGRATEAFFGRRKGKALREHQAERLNTLLPAFLIDLSAAPPEPLKSLFPVPAERLRLEIGFGGGEHLIHRALEMPSTGFIGVEPFINSMQKLLASIETKGAKNIRVYDDDATQLLDWLPNGCLDHIDLLYPDPWPKRKHWKRRFVSKTNLDRFHRVLKPGGLFCFASDIDTYVNWTLLKCRDHGGFDWLAENAADWLTPYEGWPSTRYEAKARREGRSSAYLTFKRV; from the coding sequence ATGACGGATATGGAGCGTCGGGGGCGCGCGACCGAGGCATTCTTCGGTCGCCGCAAGGGGAAGGCTCTCCGCGAACATCAGGCGGAAAGACTGAACACGCTGCTCCCGGCATTCCTCATCGACCTTTCGGCGGCTCCACCAGAGCCGCTGAAAAGCCTCTTTCCGGTTCCGGCTGAACGGCTGCGCCTGGAAATCGGCTTCGGCGGCGGCGAACATCTGATCCACCGTGCGCTGGAAATGCCCTCGACCGGCTTCATCGGTGTCGAACCCTTCATCAATTCCATGCAGAAACTGCTGGCAAGCATCGAGACGAAGGGTGCAAAGAATATCCGCGTCTATGATGACGATGCAACGCAGCTGCTCGACTGGTTACCGAACGGCTGCCTGGATCACATCGATCTGCTCTATCCCGATCCCTGGCCGAAACGGAAGCATTGGAAACGGCGTTTCGTTTCCAAGACCAATCTCGACCGTTTCCATCGCGTGCTGAAGCCGGGCGGGCTCTTCTGCTTCGCCTCCGACATCGATACCTACGTGAATTGGACGCTGCTGAAGTGCCGCGATCACGGCGGCTTCGACTGGCTTGCGGAAAACGCTGCCGACTGGCTGACGCCCTATGAAGGCTGGCCGAGCACACGCTACGAGGCCAAGGCCCGGCGCGAGGGCAGGTCCTCCGCCTATCTGACATTCAAAAGGGTCTAA
- a CDS encoding Fur family transcriptional regulator: MSDAAKTLEELCTERGMRMTEQRRVIARILEESADHPDVEELYRRSAKVDAKISISTVYRTVKLFEDAGIIARHDFRDGRSRYETVPEEHHDHLIDLKNGVVIEFRSPEIEALQERIAREHGFQLVDHRLELYGIPLKKDER; the protein is encoded by the coding sequence ATGAGCGACGCAGCCAAGACCCTTGAGGAGCTTTGCACCGAGCGCGGCATGCGAATGACCGAACAGCGCCGCGTGATCGCCCGCATCCTGGAAGAGTCGGCAGATCACCCGGATGTCGAGGAGCTTTATCGCCGTTCCGCGAAGGTCGACGCGAAGATTTCGATTTCCACCGTCTATCGGACCGTCAAGCTTTTTGAGGATGCCGGCATCATCGCCCGCCATGATTTCCGCGACGGCCGTTCGCGCTATGAAACGGTGCCGGAAGAACATCACGACCACCTGATAGACCTGAAGAACGGCGTGGTCATCGAATTCCGCTCGCCGGAGATTGAAGCGCTGCAGGAGCGCATTGCCCGTGAGCATGGCTTCCAGCTTGTAGATCATCGGCTGGAGCTTTACGGCATTCCGCTGAAGAAAGACGAACGCTGA
- the lnt gene encoding apolipoprotein N-acyltransferase, protein MERLADRVILVWGFKRALLAVLAGAFAVLALPPIGFFAAMFLSFTLLVWLIDGAAASPEASVLGRLWPSFAIGWLFGFGYFVAGLWWLGHALMIDSEEFAWALPLAILGLPAVLSIYYGLAAAVARIFWSDGIGRIAALAASFGLFEWLRSVTFTGFPWNAVGYGIMPMPLMMQSAHVVGTTGVTALAVFVFAAPALLGTRQGATAGVGLAALLFAAHVGYGGYVLYLAPEAPTLPQEKRPVIRLVQPMIDQAAKLDSNADRSAIFEMHLKLSAEAPRDGGKKPDIIVWPETSIPFILTDNQDALTRIGDTLDDNQILIAGAVRAEEMGPGNPVRYYNSIYAFDGRGQIVAASDKVHLVPFGEYVPFENILDDFGIRNIVEMPGGFSAAATRHLLELPTGLKLYPLVCYEIIFADEMTGNIADAGAILNITNDAWFGNTPGPYQHFQQARVRAVETGLPLIRDANNGISAIVNAHGQIVAGLSLNERGFIDATLEGFGSASGNLFSQQAYFWLTETLLILIASISRFGFIFKPN, encoded by the coding sequence ATGGAGCGGCTTGCGGACAGGGTCATCCTGGTCTGGGGTTTCAAACGAGCATTGCTGGCTGTCCTTGCCGGCGCATTTGCCGTTCTGGCACTTCCGCCGATCGGTTTTTTTGCTGCGATGTTCCTCTCATTCACGCTCCTCGTCTGGCTGATCGATGGTGCAGCCGCCTCCCCCGAGGCAAGCGTCCTCGGCCGACTGTGGCCCTCCTTCGCGATCGGGTGGCTCTTCGGCTTCGGCTATTTCGTCGCAGGCCTCTGGTGGCTTGGCCATGCGCTGATGATTGACTCCGAAGAGTTTGCCTGGGCGCTGCCGCTGGCAATCCTCGGCCTGCCGGCGGTGCTGTCGATCTATTATGGCCTTGCGGCGGCTGTCGCCCGCATCTTCTGGTCGGACGGGATAGGCCGCATTGCAGCACTTGCCGCAAGCTTCGGTCTCTTCGAGTGGTTGCGCAGCGTCACATTCACGGGTTTTCCATGGAATGCGGTCGGCTATGGCATCATGCCGATGCCGCTGATGATGCAGTCCGCACACGTCGTCGGCACCACGGGCGTAACCGCGCTTGCCGTCTTCGTCTTCGCTGCGCCCGCTCTTCTTGGGACGCGGCAGGGTGCGACGGCGGGTGTGGGGCTGGCCGCGCTGCTTTTTGCAGCTCATGTCGGCTACGGCGGTTATGTGCTGTATCTCGCGCCGGAAGCTCCCACGCTGCCGCAGGAGAAACGGCCAGTGATCCGGCTCGTGCAGCCGATGATCGATCAGGCGGCCAAGCTCGACAGCAACGCCGACCGCTCGGCCATCTTCGAGATGCATTTGAAGCTCTCCGCCGAAGCGCCGCGGGACGGCGGAAAGAAGCCGGACATCATCGTCTGGCCGGAGACCTCGATCCCTTTCATCCTCACCGACAACCAGGATGCTCTTACCCGGATCGGCGATACGCTGGACGACAATCAGATTCTGATTGCAGGCGCCGTGCGAGCCGAAGAGATGGGGCCGGGAAACCCGGTGCGCTACTACAATTCGATCTACGCGTTCGATGGACGCGGCCAGATCGTCGCGGCTTCCGACAAGGTGCATCTCGTTCCATTCGGCGAATACGTGCCGTTCGAGAATATCCTCGACGATTTCGGCATCCGGAATATCGTTGAGATGCCGGGCGGATTCTCTGCCGCGGCAACGCGCCATCTCCTGGAACTGCCGACGGGGCTGAAGCTCTATCCTCTGGTCTGTTACGAGATCATCTTCGCCGACGAGATGACCGGCAACATCGCCGACGCCGGTGCAATCTTGAACATCACCAACGACGCGTGGTTCGGCAATACGCCCGGTCCTTATCAGCACTTCCAGCAAGCGCGGGTGCGCGCCGTGGAGACCGGTTTGCCGCTGATTCGTGACGCCAACAACGGCATCTCAGCGATCGTGAATGCGCACGGGCAGATTGTTGCAGGGCTCAGCCTCAATGAGAGAGGGTTCATCGACGCAACCCTTGAGGGATTCGGCAGCGCATCCGGGAACTTGTTTTCACAGCAAGCTTACTTCTGGTTGACTGAAACGTTATTGATTTTGATTGCGTCGATTTCCCGCTTTGGTTTTATTTTCAAGCCGAATTGA
- a CDS encoding Hsp20 family protein translates to MSRMTPFASPLLLGFDAMEKTLERISKASDGYPPYNIERIAPGQGAPERLRITVAVAGFSEDELDVTTEENQLLIRGRQVEHGEHEYLYRGIAARQFQRTFVLADGMQVLGASLKNGLLAVDLVRPEPARMVKKINISVSQ, encoded by the coding sequence ATGAGCCGCATGACACCTTTCGCCAGCCCGCTGCTTCTGGGCTTCGACGCCATGGAAAAGACGCTTGAACGCATTTCCAAGGCAAGCGACGGTTACCCACCCTACAATATCGAACGTATCGCCCCCGGCCAGGGAGCGCCTGAGCGCCTGCGCATCACGGTTGCCGTCGCCGGTTTCAGCGAAGACGAGCTGGACGTTACGACGGAAGAGAATCAATTGTTGATCCGCGGCCGCCAGGTCGAGCATGGCGAGCATGAATATCTCTATCGCGGCATTGCTGCGCGCCAGTTCCAGCGAACCTTCGTGTTGGCAGACGGCATGCAGGTTCTGGGCGCCAGCCTCAAGAACGGACTGCTTGCCGTCGATCTCGTTCGTCCGGAACCGGCGCGCATGGTGAAGAAAATTAACATTTCGGTCTCACAGTAG
- a CDS encoding lysophospholipid acyltransferase family protein yields MIVWLRIAYAAVVVAAASTLLMPLQLLGLHFDWKLRRILPRLWHRAACHALGIRVKVHGKLEGRRPLMLCVNHASWMDIMVMSSLADVAFIAKMEVRDWPIFGMLARLQKSVFIVREEKRKTGNQASEIAARMADGEIIVLFPEGTTSDGNRLLEVKSSLFGAAAMAVPHSPNGSVLVQPVAIAYTKAHGVAMGRYHRPLAGWPGDVELVPHLIDVVKCAALDAEVSFGEAVEYRSDSNRKDVSATIARRIRTMLHSRLRGRDIS; encoded by the coding sequence TTGATCGTCTGGCTGCGCATCGCCTATGCCGCGGTCGTCGTCGCTGCCGCCAGCACGCTGCTGATGCCCCTCCAGCTTCTCGGCCTCCATTTCGACTGGAAGCTTCGCCGCATTCTTCCGCGCCTATGGCACCGCGCTGCCTGCCACGCCCTCGGCATTCGCGTAAAGGTCCACGGCAAGCTTGAGGGGCGCCGACCGCTGATGCTATGCGTTAATCATGCATCGTGGATGGATATCATGGTCATGTCCTCGCTCGCCGATGTCGCCTTCATCGCCAAGATGGAAGTGCGCGACTGGCCCATCTTCGGCATGCTTGCCCGGCTGCAGAAAAGCGTCTTCATCGTCCGTGAAGAGAAGCGAAAGACTGGCAATCAGGCAAGCGAGATCGCAGCCCGCATGGCGGACGGCGAGATCATCGTGCTCTTTCCCGAAGGCACGACCTCGGATGGCAATCGCCTTTTGGAAGTCAAATCCTCGCTCTTCGGAGCGGCCGCCATGGCTGTGCCGCACTCGCCGAACGGTTCCGTCCTCGTGCAGCCGGTAGCGATTGCCTATACAAAGGCGCACGGCGTTGCGATGGGCCGCTATCACCGCCCGCTGGCCGGCTGGCCAGGCGACGTGGAACTCGTACCGCACCTGATTGACGTCGTGAAATGCGCGGCGCTCGATGCCGAAGTCTCCTTCGGCGAGGCGGTCGAATACCGTTCCGATTCGAACCGGAAGGATGTCAGCGCCACCATCGCACGGCGTATCCGTACAATGCTCCACAGCCGCCTGCGCGGCCGCGACATCTCTTGA
- a CDS encoding hemolysin family protein, with protein sequence MSDFTTKPAAETKDADQSSSSDEAGSSSRHSGRSFWARAARILRPQQGSRIREDLADALMTNDTGDDAFSPDERAMLHNILRFREVRVADVMVPRADIEAVDQNITIGELMILFEESGRSRMPVYADTLDDPRGMVHIRDLLSYVAKQARNKRRTGSKTAKPLVEIATENIQKPVRSAKPNFDLARVDLQKTLAEAGIIRKILFVPPSMLASDLLRRMQVNRTQMALVIDEYGGTDGLASHEDIVEMVVGDIDDEHDDEEVMFKRISEDVFVADARVELEEIAEAIGPDFDISEQVDEVDTLGGLIFSALGRIPVRGEVVQALPDFEFHILEADPRRIKRVRITRKRQAIRRRVKADGDSATGAEATDDRTAESTSN encoded by the coding sequence ATGAGCGACTTTACAACGAAACCGGCGGCGGAAACCAAGGACGCCGATCAATCCTCCTCCTCAGATGAGGCGGGCAGTAGTAGCAGGCATTCAGGACGATCATTCTGGGCGCGTGCCGCCCGCATTCTCCGCCCCCAGCAAGGTTCGCGCATCCGCGAAGATCTCGCCGACGCGCTTATGACGAACGATACTGGCGACGATGCCTTTTCGCCCGACGAGCGGGCGATGCTCCACAACATCCTGCGTTTCCGCGAAGTGCGTGTCGCCGACGTCATGGTCCCGCGCGCCGATATCGAGGCGGTCGACCAGAACATCACCATCGGCGAATTGATGATCCTCTTCGAGGAATCCGGGCGCTCGCGCATGCCCGTATATGCCGATACGCTCGACGATCCGCGCGGCATGGTGCACATCCGCGACCTGCTTTCCTATGTCGCAAAGCAGGCACGCAACAAGCGCCGGACAGGTTCCAAGACTGCCAAGCCGCTTGTCGAGATCGCTACAGAGAACATTCAAAAGCCGGTGCGCTCGGCAAAGCCGAATTTCGATCTCGCCCGGGTCGACCTGCAAAAGACGCTCGCCGAGGCCGGCATCATCCGTAAGATCCTCTTCGTGCCGCCATCGATGCTGGCATCCGATCTGCTTCGCCGCATGCAGGTGAACCGCACGCAGATGGCGCTCGTCATCGATGAATATGGCGGCACCGACGGCCTTGCTTCACACGAGGACATCGTCGAGATGGTCGTCGGCGACATCGACGACGAGCATGACGACGAAGAAGTCATGTTCAAGCGCATTTCCGAAGACGTCTTTGTGGCGGATGCCCGCGTCGAACTGGAAGAGATTGCAGAGGCGATCGGCCCGGATTTCGACATCAGCGAGCAGGTGGACGAGGTCGATACGCTAGGCGGTCTCATCTTCTCCGCGCTTGGCCGCATCCCGGTTCGAGGCGAAGTGGTCCAGGCGCTGCCGGATTTCGAATTCCACATTCTCGAGGCCGATCCGCGCCGCATCAAGCGCGTGCGCATCACCCGCAAGCGTCAGGCGATCCGCCGCCGTGTCAAGGCGGACGGCGACAGTGCGACCGGTGCTGAGGCAACCGACGACCGGACTGCCGAATCCACGTCGAACTGA
- a CDS encoding helix-turn-helix domain-containing protein yields MIENKKKPNPIDIHVGSRIRLRRTMLGMSQEKLGESLGITFQQIQKYEKGTNRVGASRLQNISSILNVPVSFFFEDAPGDHTGGLTGMAEASSSNYVVDFLSSSEGLQLNRAFVKISDPKVRRKVVELVKALAAEADTD; encoded by the coding sequence ATGATTGAAAACAAGAAGAAGCCTAACCCGATCGACATACACGTTGGCAGCCGCATTCGGCTTCGCCGTACAATGCTTGGTATGAGCCAGGAGAAGCTGGGCGAGAGCCTCGGCATTACCTTCCAGCAGATCCAGAAATATGAAAAGGGCACGAACCGCGTCGGTGCGAGCCGCCTGCAGAACATCTCGAGTATTCTCAACGTCCCGGTTTCCTTTTTCTTCGAGGACGCCCCCGGCGATCACACCGGTGGATTGACCGGCATGGCGGAAGCGTCGAGCTCAAATTATGTCGTTGATTTCCTCTCTTCCTCGGAGGGGCTTCAGCTCAACCGGGCGTTCGTGAAGATTTCCGACCCAAAGGTTCGCCGCAAGGTCGTGGAGCTTGTCAAAGCACTGGCCGCCGAGGCCGACACGGACTGA